A section of the Cutibacterium granulosum genome encodes:
- a CDS encoding deoxyribonuclease IV, whose translation MSAHPIGSHVSLDDVLGGRVVGNLAQVTVSDPQSWKKPRFDNPGGAQAVREAAQKAGVTVVVHSPFVINLASLNNRIRIPSRKLVQQTLDAAAEIGAIGVVVHGGHVRQGEPIEKGQDNWRKAIDGFDFPVPLLVENTAGGENAMARTLERLTGTWQAIGAARGAENVGFCLDTCHAFAAGLDMNTLVDDIRAITGRIDLVHANDSQGAAGSGRDRHANLGQGQIDPQALGEVIAAADAPTVVETPGDEPDRRADVEWIEQVLRRQ comes from the coding sequence ATGAGTGCTCATCCCATCGGTTCCCACGTCAGTCTGGACGACGTCCTTGGTGGTCGTGTCGTGGGCAATCTGGCCCAGGTGACGGTCTCGGATCCCCAGTCGTGGAAGAAGCCACGCTTCGACAACCCGGGCGGGGCCCAAGCCGTCCGGGAGGCGGCGCAGAAGGCCGGTGTCACCGTGGTGGTCCATTCCCCGTTCGTCATCAACCTCGCCTCACTCAACAACCGGATCCGTATCCCGAGTCGAAAACTCGTCCAGCAGACCCTTGACGCCGCAGCTGAGATCGGGGCGATCGGTGTCGTCGTGCACGGCGGGCACGTGCGTCAGGGTGAGCCGATCGAGAAGGGGCAGGACAACTGGCGCAAGGCCATCGACGGATTCGACTTCCCGGTGCCGCTGCTGGTGGAGAACACTGCCGGCGGGGAGAACGCCATGGCTCGCACCCTGGAGCGACTCACCGGCACCTGGCAGGCGATCGGGGCGGCACGGGGTGCCGAGAACGTCGGATTCTGCCTGGATACCTGTCATGCGTTTGCCGCCGGTCTGGACATGAACACGCTCGTTGATGACATCCGAGCCATCACCGGACGCATCGACCTGGTGCACGCCAACGACTCCCAGGGGGCTGCGGGATCCGGACGTGATCGGCACGCCAACCTCGGGCAGGGGCAGATCGATCCGCAGGCATTGGGCGAGGTCATTGCTGCCGCCGATGCCCCGACGGTGGTGGAGACCCCGGGTGACGAGCCAGATCGCCGAGCCGATGTCGAGTGGATCGAGCAGGTCCTGAGGCGGCAGTGA
- a CDS encoding lipid II:glycine glycyltransferase FemX, giving the protein MTIQVRRISADQHLAFLQDWASPGSQACETVSFLQTPAWAQVKTDWRSESIGIVRDGTELLGVGLVLYRQVPKLHRYLAYLPEGPVVDWSSPELPEFLTALRSHVKSRGAFALRIGPTLPHRVWAKDTIKAAIADESVTALSEVPTDRTNRRATYLTNQLRHLGWRPPKDEQGFAAGQPKFNFQLPLVRWKDGERVRLSEDEVLAGMNQLWRRNIRKAAKKGVEVVTGGRDDLAAFHTVYLETAERDGFTPRPLEYFEHMWDALNAEDPDRMHVYLARHEGDVVAATTWIHVGRHCWYSYGASTNAKREVRGSNAIQWQMIQDAMAVDADVYDMRGITEGLTADDPELGLIKFKVGSGGQAVSYIGEWDLVIDPLLYKAFDLYMERRSR; this is encoded by the coding sequence GTGACGATTCAGGTACGACGTATCTCTGCCGATCAACATCTGGCTTTTCTACAGGACTGGGCGAGCCCGGGGTCGCAGGCATGCGAAACGGTGAGTTTCCTACAGACCCCTGCTTGGGCGCAGGTGAAAACCGACTGGCGCTCTGAGTCCATCGGAATCGTGCGGGACGGCACCGAACTGCTTGGTGTCGGCCTGGTGCTCTACCGTCAGGTGCCCAAGTTGCACCGCTACCTGGCCTACCTGCCCGAGGGCCCGGTGGTGGACTGGTCCTCCCCTGAGCTGCCAGAATTCCTCACCGCCCTGCGCAGCCACGTGAAGTCTCGCGGCGCCTTCGCCCTGCGCATCGGCCCCACCCTGCCACATCGCGTGTGGGCCAAGGACACCATCAAGGCGGCCATCGCCGACGAGTCCGTCACGGCACTGTCCGAGGTGCCTACCGACCGGACGAACCGCCGAGCAACCTACCTGACCAACCAGCTGCGCCACCTGGGGTGGCGTCCACCAAAGGATGAGCAGGGATTCGCCGCCGGCCAACCCAAGTTCAACTTCCAGCTGCCCCTCGTGCGGTGGAAGGACGGCGAGCGGGTGCGTCTGAGCGAGGACGAGGTGCTGGCTGGAATGAATCAGCTGTGGCGCCGAAACATTCGCAAGGCCGCCAAGAAGGGCGTCGAGGTGGTCACCGGTGGTCGGGACGACCTGGCTGCCTTCCACACCGTCTATCTGGAGACTGCCGAGCGCGACGGTTTCACCCCACGTCCGCTGGAGTACTTCGAACACATGTGGGACGCCCTCAATGCCGAGGATCCCGATCGGATGCACGTCTACCTGGCTCGCCACGAGGGCGACGTCGTCGCCGCGACAACGTGGATCCACGTGGGCCGGCACTGTTGGTACTCCTACGGCGCCTCCACCAACGCCAAGCGCGAGGTACGCGGGTCGAACGCCATCCAGTGGCAGATGATCCAGGACGCGATGGCGGTCGACGCCGATGTCTACGACATGCGCGGCATCACCGAGGGATTGACCGCCGACGATCCCGAGCTCGGCCTCATCAAGTTCAAGGTGGGCTCGGGCGGGCAGGCCGTGAGCTACATCGGCGAGTGGGACCTCGTCATCGATCCACTGCTCTACAAGGCCTTCGACCTCTACATGGAGCGGAGGAGCCGATGA
- a CDS encoding AMP-dependent synthetase/ligase codes for MTQELAVNHLAHLFARTRSQHGFRPATRVRRDGEWVLHTYAELGRRVDAVARCLVDPGFVTDDGLCRGDRISIFAHNCPEWLELDLAALTVGAIPVPIFPTSTPEQIVHIISDAQVRVLAVADKSLAQRALSVADRMPSLERIIVLDGDLPDDPAIATISFADLVAGGGLDDSGALTSDGSRWPAVASDAQPSQTARVAEHPGKGQSEPGEDRQRDERSEGSSSSDRPSVVQASITDQPAGPVRDAQQDHRAQLDAIVAERMDQARPDDVAALIYTSGTTGSPKGVMLTHEGVLSEIASLDAFFDFQPTDHSLCFLPLSHAYEWGWSMTLISHGCLNTFVTNPKTVGSMLAEVRPTLFVSVPKLYEQVMTVAQEKVSDSPAKKRIFDWSLQVGKQWWDVGEAGGTPGRILKVQHKLADALVLHSIRDAVGGPKKVLAAGGAPLRKEVEEFFAACGILVSQGYGLTEASPLVSFNCPAAHKFGTAGRPIHGSRIRIADDGEVQYWGKNVMKGYWNQPEATEAAFDDGWLRTGDVGRLDEDGYLLITDRLKDIIVTLNGKNVAPQPIEAELLKDPLFEQAVILGDNRPCLTLLVKPSLPQVEQLAERLHITSLSANEKLRSPELAEEIRRRVAELSAKLPHQEQIRDLSVLWDEFTTDNGLLTPTLKVRRREVEKRFTGVIEEMYSKIAIRRKGGAGKDARRNGRVHKDGGSNGQRH; via the coding sequence ATGACGCAGGAATTGGCCGTCAACCACTTGGCGCATCTGTTCGCCCGCACGCGCTCCCAGCACGGTTTCCGTCCGGCCACCCGGGTACGCCGTGACGGGGAATGGGTGCTGCACACCTACGCCGAGCTGGGGCGTCGGGTGGACGCCGTCGCCCGCTGCCTGGTCGATCCGGGGTTCGTCACCGACGACGGACTGTGCCGCGGCGATCGTATCTCGATCTTCGCCCACAACTGCCCGGAGTGGCTCGAGTTGGATCTTGCGGCATTGACGGTCGGCGCGATCCCGGTGCCGATCTTTCCCACGAGCACCCCCGAGCAGATCGTCCACATCATCTCCGACGCGCAGGTGCGGGTGCTGGCCGTCGCCGACAAATCCTTGGCACAGCGCGCCTTGAGCGTAGCCGACCGCATGCCGAGCCTGGAACGAATCATCGTCCTCGACGGTGACCTGCCCGACGATCCTGCCATCGCCACGATCTCCTTCGCCGATCTGGTGGCTGGTGGTGGACTGGACGACTCCGGGGCGCTGACGTCAGATGGTTCGCGGTGGCCTGCCGTCGCGTCTGACGCGCAGCCCTCGCAGACGGCCCGCGTCGCCGAGCACCCGGGGAAGGGGCAGTCAGAGCCAGGAGAAGACCGACAGCGAGATGAACGCTCGGAGGGCTCGTCCAGCAGTGATCGGCCCAGTGTCGTCCAGGCGTCCATCACCGACCAGCCCGCCGGCCCCGTCCGTGACGCGCAGCAGGATCATCGTGCCCAGCTCGACGCGATTGTCGCCGAGCGGATGGATCAGGCTCGACCCGACGACGTCGCTGCCCTCATCTACACCTCCGGGACCACGGGTTCCCCCAAGGGGGTCATGCTCACCCACGAGGGTGTGCTGTCCGAGATCGCGTCGCTCGACGCCTTCTTCGACTTCCAGCCCACCGACCACTCGCTGTGCTTCCTGCCCCTCTCCCACGCCTATGAGTGGGGTTGGTCGATGACGCTCATCAGCCACGGCTGCCTCAACACCTTCGTCACCAATCCCAAGACGGTCGGTTCGATGCTCGCCGAGGTGCGTCCGACGCTGTTCGTGAGTGTTCCCAAGCTCTATGAGCAGGTCATGACGGTGGCCCAGGAGAAGGTCTCCGACTCCCCGGCCAAGAAGCGGATCTTCGACTGGTCGTTGCAGGTGGGCAAGCAGTGGTGGGACGTCGGTGAGGCCGGCGGCACCCCCGGGCGCATTCTCAAGGTGCAGCACAAGCTGGCTGACGCTTTGGTGCTGCACTCCATTCGGGACGCCGTCGGTGGCCCCAAGAAGGTGCTGGCCGCCGGCGGTGCCCCACTGCGCAAGGAGGTTGAGGAGTTCTTCGCGGCCTGTGGGATCCTCGTGAGTCAGGGCTACGGACTCACCGAGGCCAGCCCACTGGTGAGCTTCAACTGCCCGGCAGCCCACAAGTTCGGTACCGCGGGGCGCCCGATCCACGGTTCCAGGATCCGCATCGCCGACGACGGCGAGGTGCAGTACTGGGGCAAGAACGTCATGAAGGGCTACTGGAACCAGCCGGAGGCCACCGAGGCCGCGTTCGACGACGGGTGGCTGCGCACCGGCGATGTCGGACGTCTGGACGAGGATGGCTACCTGCTCATCACCGACCGGCTCAAGGACATCATCGTCACCCTCAACGGCAAGAACGTCGCTCCCCAGCCGATCGAGGCCGAACTGCTCAAGGACCCGCTCTTCGAACAGGCCGTGATCCTGGGCGACAATCGCCCCTGCCTCACCCTGCTCGTCAAACCGTCCCTGCCGCAGGTCGAGCAGCTGGCCGAGCGCCTGCACATCACGAGCCTGTCGGCCAACGAGAAACTGCGCAGCCCGGAACTGGCCGAGGAGATCCGCAGGCGGGTGGCCGAGCTGAGTGCCAAACTGCCCCACCAGGAGCAGATTCGGGATCTGAGCGTGCTGTGGGACGAGTTCACCACCGACAACGGACTGCTCACCCCGACCCTCAAGGTGCGCCGTCGTGAGGTGGAGAAACGATTCACCGGTGTGATTGAGGAGATGTACTCCAAGATCGCCATCCGACGTAAGGGCGGTGCCGGCAAGGATGCTCGCAGGAACGGCAGGGTGCACAAGGACGGCGGGTCCAACGGACAGCGTCACTGA
- a CDS encoding SDR family NAD(P)-dependent oxidoreductase — protein MATSMVTGGTSGIGREFVTQLASRGDDIVIVARDTTRMAQIKEQIEARYGVSVETIQADLSNRHDVASVAERLEDPDSPIDLLVNDAGFAVHAKILDPDSLELQNRAFEVMCRAVLELSAAAGRAMVSRGHGAILNVSSSSAWINTGNYSALKAWVLTFTEGLANELHGTGVHAMALCPGWVHTEFHSRAGVTANHLPDFFWIPADVLVREALADLDRGKVVSVPTPLWKLFIAVASHAPRSAMRFLSRTLSSSRDKDDHPQTTNSPTTHNAPSTHSTEA, from the coding sequence ATGGCAACGAGCATGGTCACGGGCGGCACGTCGGGAATTGGCCGGGAGTTCGTCACCCAGCTGGCGTCACGGGGCGACGACATCGTCATCGTCGCCCGGGACACCACTCGGATGGCGCAGATCAAGGAGCAGATCGAGGCCCGCTACGGAGTGAGCGTGGAGACGATCCAGGCCGACCTCTCCAACCGACACGACGTGGCCTCGGTGGCGGAGCGTCTGGAAGACCCGGACAGCCCCATCGACCTGCTCGTCAACGACGCCGGTTTTGCCGTGCACGCCAAGATCCTCGATCCCGACTCGCTGGAGTTGCAGAATCGCGCCTTCGAGGTGATGTGCCGCGCCGTTCTGGAGCTGTCGGCGGCGGCAGGGCGTGCCATGGTCTCCCGCGGGCACGGTGCCATCCTCAACGTCTCGAGCTCCAGCGCGTGGATCAACACCGGCAACTACTCGGCCCTCAAGGCCTGGGTGCTCACCTTCACCGAGGGCCTGGCCAACGAGCTGCACGGCACCGGCGTGCACGCCATGGCCCTGTGCCCCGGCTGGGTGCACACCGAGTTCCACTCCCGTGCCGGGGTGACGGCCAACCACCTTCCGGACTTCTTCTGGATCCCGGCCGACGTGCTGGTGCGCGAGGCCCTGGCCGATCTGGACCGCGGCAAGGTGGTGAGCGTGCCGACCCCGCTGTGGAAACTGTTCATCGCAGTGGCCAGTCACGCCCCGCGCTCAGCAATGCGGTTCCTCTCCCGCACCCTGAGTTCCAGTCGTGACAAGGACGACCACCCGCAAACGACGAATTCCCCCACCACGCACAACGCTCCCTCCACACACAGCACCGAGGCCTGA
- a CDS encoding single-stranded DNA-binding protein gives MAGETSITVIGNLTADPELRFTPSGVPVANFTVASTPRTFDRQTNEWRDGEAMFLNCSVWRQYAENVAESLSKGMRVIVQGNLRARSYEARDGSRRTNHEIDVQEVGPSLRYASASVTRNPSGQGGGRGSFGGNNQGFGNGASQSFNGGGQSQNQGQGSYVSYDQTNDNRGGGTDVWGQASSEEPPF, from the coding sequence ATGGCAGGAGAAACATCCATCACCGTGATCGGCAACCTCACCGCCGATCCTGAACTGCGTTTCACCCCGTCCGGGGTTCCCGTGGCCAACTTCACGGTCGCCTCGACGCCGCGCACCTTTGATCGCCAGACCAACGAGTGGCGGGACGGCGAAGCCATGTTCCTCAACTGCTCGGTGTGGCGGCAGTATGCCGAGAACGTCGCCGAGTCGTTGTCGAAGGGCATGCGAGTCATCGTCCAGGGCAATCTGCGTGCACGCAGTTACGAGGCCCGCGACGGCAGCCGTCGTACCAATCATGAGATCGACGTCCAGGAAGTGGGCCCCTCACTGCGGTACGCCTCGGCATCGGTGACCCGAAATCCGTCCGGTCAGGGCGGGGGACGGGGTTCCTTCGGCGGCAACAACCAAGGTTTCGGCAATGGTGCAAGCCAGTCGTTCAACGGCGGCGGGCAGAGCCAGAACCAGGGCCAGGGATCCTACGTGTCCTACGACCAGACCAATGACAACCGCGGCGGCGGTACGGACGTCTGGGGCCAGGCCAGCAGCGAGGAACCCCCATTCTGA
- a CDS encoding GyrI-like domain-containing protein, translating into MNAKEPHRRVVADQHIISVNRRVSVDGLDEFIDEAMNGMARLLEGNGYPFVIYHDGLTVDSPGTVEVCQPIDPDFGRRLELPEGIIRRVEPEHVEAWVTVSRAELAFPEIDEIYAGLDADLTDRGWQRNGAPREVYWGEWNDAAIDDPTCDVCFPVVPYPDEM; encoded by the coding sequence ATGAACGCCAAGGAGCCGCACAGACGAGTGGTTGCCGATCAACACATCATCTCGGTGAATCGCCGGGTCAGCGTCGACGGGCTCGACGAGTTCATCGACGAGGCGATGAACGGCATGGCGCGACTGCTGGAGGGCAACGGGTACCCGTTCGTCATCTACCACGATGGCCTGACGGTGGATTCCCCGGGAACCGTGGAGGTGTGCCAGCCCATCGACCCCGATTTCGGGCGTCGACTGGAGCTGCCCGAGGGAATCATTCGGCGGGTGGAGCCGGAGCATGTGGAAGCGTGGGTGACGGTGAGCCGGGCTGAGCTTGCCTTTCCCGAGATCGACGAGATCTACGCCGGCCTGGATGCCGACCTCACCGATCGCGGTTGGCAGCGCAACGGCGCTCCCCGCGAGGTGTATTGGGGTGAGTGGAACGATGCCGCCATCGACGATCCCACCTGCGACGTCTGCTTTCCCGTGGTGCCATACCCCGACGAGATGTGA
- a CDS encoding lysophospholipid acyltransferase family protein codes for MGAKPTKSRGRYTSTLSAVSREAANLLLLKPLVWRLTDVTVHGVANLDSLDGAYIVVANHSSHLDTPLIFGSMPRRLSKYLATGAAADHFFTNWLHAITPVMFFNAFPVDRGKGKARVATRGTTAHGMAGSLLTDGVPLLIFPEGTRSRTGAMGTFKPGTAALSISREVPIIPVAIVGAFAAMPSDSGLPKGRPPVHVVYGHPMEPAPGEIAHKFSERVRRQIIELHDQTARAYGMPTLAEYARTLALERSTTKPAGEEPHSG; via the coding sequence ATGGGGGCCAAGCCAACCAAGTCTCGAGGGCGCTACACCAGCACTCTGTCAGCAGTGAGCCGGGAGGCCGCCAACCTGCTGCTGCTCAAGCCGCTGGTGTGGCGTCTCACCGATGTCACCGTGCACGGAGTTGCCAATCTGGATTCCCTGGACGGTGCCTACATCGTCGTGGCCAACCACTCCTCGCACCTGGACACACCGCTCATCTTCGGGTCGATGCCACGTCGGCTGTCGAAGTACTTGGCAACCGGGGCAGCTGCCGACCACTTCTTCACCAACTGGCTACACGCCATCACACCGGTGATGTTCTTCAATGCCTTTCCGGTCGATCGAGGCAAGGGCAAGGCTCGGGTGGCCACTCGAGGGACCACCGCGCATGGGATGGCCGGGTCCCTGCTCACCGACGGCGTGCCGCTGCTCATCTTCCCGGAGGGCACCCGGTCCCGCACCGGCGCCATGGGGACGTTCAAGCCCGGAACAGCCGCCCTGTCGATCTCGCGTGAGGTGCCGATCATCCCGGTGGCCATCGTTGGCGCCTTCGCCGCCATGCCCAGCGACAGCGGGCTGCCCAAGGGGCGTCCGCCGGTTCACGTCGTCTACGGACATCCGATGGAACCGGCCCCTGGTGAGATCGCCCACAAGTTCTCCGAACGAGTGCGCCGTCAGATCATCGAGTTGCATGACCAGACCGCCAGGGCATACGGGATGCCCACCCTTGCCGAATACGCCCGCACCCTCGCCCTGGAACGGTCGACGACGAAACCTGCCGGTGAGGAGCCCCATTCCGGGTGA
- the rpsF gene encoding 30S ribosomal protein S6, with amino-acid sequence MRKYEVMILIDPTVEERQVDSVMEKYLKVVTDEKGTVDKVDVWGKRRLAYEIQNKSEAIYVVLNVTCEPATVQEIDRLFAIDEKIMRTKVMRPEIH; translated from the coding sequence ATGCGTAAGTACGAGGTCATGATCCTTATCGATCCCACCGTCGAAGAGCGCCAGGTCGATTCCGTCATGGAGAAGTACCTGAAGGTTGTCACCGACGAGAAGGGAACCGTCGACAAGGTCGACGTGTGGGGCAAGCGTCGCTTGGCCTATGAGATTCAGAACAAGTCCGAGGCGATCTATGTCGTCCTCAACGTGACCTGTGAGCCGGCGACGGTTCAGGAGATTGATCGTCTCTTCGCCATTGACGAGAAGATCATGCGTACCAAGGTCATGCGTCCGGAGATTCACTGA
- a CDS encoding rhodanese-like domain-containing protein: MGLRNFLTNHGMPSDGIDVPTALTALSKGGVLVDVRTVGEFEAGHAPGARRVGPKELLSDPMSAVWADDPLAEPDPHFVLMCDTGLRSGHLAHAVREQGFRADFITGGLLAWREAGEILIPGPERRR, from the coding sequence ATGGGACTGCGCAATTTCCTCACCAATCACGGCATGCCCTCCGATGGCATTGACGTGCCCACCGCACTGACCGCCCTGTCGAAGGGTGGGGTTCTCGTCGACGTGCGAACCGTGGGTGAGTTCGAGGCTGGCCATGCCCCCGGCGCCCGACGGGTGGGTCCCAAGGAGCTGCTCTCCGACCCGATGTCGGCCGTCTGGGCCGATGACCCTCTGGCGGAGCCGGACCCGCATTTCGTGCTGATGTGCGACACGGGACTGCGCTCCGGGCATCTGGCCCATGCAGTGCGGGAGCAAGGTTTTCGAGCCGATTTCATCACCGGCGGTCTGCTGGCTTGGCGCGAGGCGGGGGAGATCCTCATTCCCGGTCCGGAACGTCGACGCTGA
- a CDS encoding alanine racemase: MSLVMHVDTAAWRSHQGAVLAGDRLTVPVIKGNGYGFGLERLAGEAARLTADVVAVGTAGEVAAVRAGGFTGDVVVLTPWRPGDPIVEQMLDEAAQSGSGSS; the protein is encoded by the coding sequence ATGAGTCTCGTCATGCACGTCGATACCGCAGCCTGGCGTTCGCACCAGGGTGCCGTTCTGGCCGGCGACCGGCTGACCGTACCGGTGATCAAGGGCAATGGTTACGGGTTCGGGCTGGAGCGGCTGGCTGGTGAGGCGGCACGTCTGACGGCGGACGTCGTCGCCGTGGGGACGGCCGGTGAGGTCGCGGCAGTGCGCGCCGGCGGGTTCACCGGCGATGTCGTCGTGTTGACGCCGTGGCGGCCCGGCGACCCGATCGTCGAGCAGATGTTGGACGAGGCCGCCCAGAGTGGTTCGGGGTCATCATGA
- a CDS encoding alanine racemase, whose product MTVSRVADAQALADSRPGLRVILEVLTSMLRFGLAPQEFRHAVTVCQDRLEIVGWTIHLPMTGEHLQEATDLATSAVAACKVPLWVSHLDDDELDVLRHRMPVTVRRRVGTHLWLGGTDAYRYTSSVTDVHQVSRGERVGYWQRAVPDPRGGQVVVVDGGTSHGVAMSAPTPGASVRQQLTAAAGGLLNASRLALSPFSVGGRKRFFVEPPHMQASLVWVPGGVSVAVGDEIDVTMRATTATPDAIVLE is encoded by the coding sequence ATGACGGTCTCGCGGGTAGCGGACGCCCAGGCGCTGGCTGACTCACGCCCCGGACTACGGGTGATACTGGAGGTCCTCACCTCGATGCTGCGCTTCGGGCTGGCACCCCAGGAGTTCCGTCATGCTGTGACCGTCTGCCAGGACCGCTTGGAGATCGTCGGCTGGACGATCCACCTGCCCATGACAGGTGAGCACCTGCAGGAGGCCACCGATCTTGCTACCTCGGCCGTGGCGGCCTGCAAGGTCCCGTTGTGGGTCTCGCACCTGGACGACGACGAGCTCGACGTGCTGCGTCATCGGATGCCGGTGACGGTGCGACGCCGGGTCGGTACGCATCTGTGGCTGGGTGGCACGGATGCCTACCGTTACACCTCGAGTGTCACCGACGTGCACCAGGTGAGCCGTGGCGAGCGGGTGGGCTACTGGCAGCGCGCCGTTCCCGATCCGCGTGGCGGCCAGGTGGTCGTCGTCGACGGGGGCACGAGCCACGGGGTGGCGATGAGCGCCCCGACCCCGGGCGCTTCGGTGCGCCAGCAGCTCACGGCTGCTGCGGGTGGTCTGCTCAACGCCTCCCGGCTGGCCCTGTCACCGTTCAGCGTTGGGGGACGCAAACGGTTCTTCGTCGAACCACCCCACATGCAGGCCAGTCTGGTCTGGGTGCCGGGTGGGGTGAGCGTCGCCGTGGGTGACGAGATCGACGTCACGATGCGTGCCACCACGGCCACCCCGGACGCGATCGTCCTGGAGTGA